The following DNA comes from Quercus robur chromosome 1, dhQueRobu3.1, whole genome shotgun sequence.
TCCTTTGCCACGAGTCACATGCATTGTtagggtttttttgttttttttgtttagaataaCATGCGTTATTAGGTTGTAAAAGCAATCATCCAGCTATCATGAACCGACGTAAAACCTTACGTGTCACTTTTTTCTACGTTAATATACTATATAGTCTAATATGAAAAGGAAAGGTAagaataagatatatatattttggctACGATTATTTGTGTACGGGGATATGATTAATTATGAAGTTCAGATTGTTTGGCTCTGAAGAAATTGAATTCCGTGATGGTGGAAACTGGAAATCACATGCCAGAAATCTTATTTGGGTTATGATAAGAATTTAAGTGAATGGTCAAGAGTGTCAAATCCTTTATTTTATAGTGATCAACATGACTCCTCATGAGTAATGAAGAGTTATAAGTAGCTCTTTTGAAGAGTTGTTCTTCTTCTAACCAATGCAACTGTGCTTGTTGGGTTGCATTGTTTCTCAATTTTGACTTTCTACATGGGAATTGTCGTAAACTATTTTGATTGtcacaaacctttttttttttttttttttttttaagaaacacactagggagaggaaaaaaaaaagttcaaacatAATAGCATACTACAAACTCTACTCAAAAGTCATAATAATTATCACAAACTTGATTACACTATGGGTCTATTTGGAacccgtttattttgctgaaactaaaatttttttgttaaaagtactgtagataaaggtaaaagttagctgaaatagtataataagactaataaatagtatcaaaaagtgcagtgagacccataaatagtaacaaaaataaactaaataataaaataaattggcaaaaattatttttgccaaacacataCTATAACAAGTGATAAACTATAATCAACATGAAAACATTGATACCAATTAGGCCATAAGCTAACTCTTAGCTAGCAACGATTCCTCATAGACTGACGATGGGCATTAGTATAAGCCATTCATCATCACTTCAAATCACATCCTTCCTAATATACTATACATTTTCAATAGTATAATCCAGATGTTTTAGCGGTTCCATATCAAGTAATCAACATCAATTACCattcttacaatattttttcaattatttttataactgTTGACataatttgttataattaaaataatattactttcaCATAAACTTATAATCACTTTTATTATGCACCAATTAAACAATCCTACGGAGTAATTATTAAAAAGATTTGTAAGAAGTATTGTATCCCTAACCAAACTACAACCGGTAACATTCCTTCTCTTTAACCGATTTACATTATTGGTACTAACCCAAAGAGACTATTTTAGTAATTTCATAGAAAAGCAGGAATAAATATCATGTACATTATAAGACCCATACACTCTGTCGGCAAGACAGTCCCAAACCTCTTTATTCCTCATCACAAGCTCTTACAACCATCAGTTCACAAAACCCAAGAAGAATGGAACAGGGAAGGTACTGTTTAGGCCTTCTATTCTTCATTCTCTCTTGTTTTGTTCTCCTCTCCTTTTCAGGCtccgttgttgttgttgaagctTACAAGAACTACACAGTGGGAGATTCATTGGGTTGGTATGACACCCTTGAGAAGCCCAATGTCAATTACCAGAAATGGGTTGCTGGCAAGAACTTCAGCTTGGGAGATTTCCTCAGTAAGCACCCAAAGCCATTGCTTTTACAATAGCTAGCTACATGTTAAACAATGCTTATTGTTCTTATCCTTTTTATCTTTGGAGCCTATAAAGGCTTGTGGTTACTCTTACTCATATGTCATATAATTACTGCCTTTTCATTGAGTTTGTTCTTTCAATCATGCCTGAAACTTGGGGAGTTTTAAGTGAATTTACATTAAGTATTAGTATTATTAGTAATCCATTGGATCTATAACTTTTTAGGCCATCAAGTACATGGTCTTAATAATTATCTAAATTGATGATGGACAATTTATTTTCTGGTCCAAAAATACAATCtgtctaaaattttaataactaCTTATCTAATAAGATTTGAATAATACTGAACtttaaaatatacaaaatttttatcTGATTTTCCAAGTTATTATACTGCTTTTGAATATTAGTAACCATTTTAATCAAATTCCcattttttgattatttttaaattttttgtccTTCCACTCCTAGGCCCTGTAAGCATGTCATAGGTTCTATTTTCCTTGAATTCTTTCATTCAACTGacttttcccttcttttcttcttgagtTGGGAAAAGAAACCTTGAGGatcacttttttctcttttctaggACGATAAACTTAACCAGAcaccaaaaattttcacaacaataaatataacatattattattattattactttttgagGAATATAACATATCATTAttattacataataaaaataacatagtGATAAATCTATACTTTAATCATAAATTACTTTAGTAAGTTCTTACTCTATCGGAAAAAGAATATATGCAATCTAGATCCGATTGAATATGTACACTCAATCAATCAAATACTGTTTAGTGGGCACATGGTATTGCTTTTCCCACTTGTGTCATAGAAGTTAGTGAAAAGCTAAgccaaagaaaagaagcattaaagaaagaaagaataagaaacaGTTGCATGGAATTGAATTCACACGAAACTCAGCTGCACTGCACGTGTTACGCATAAAACTCAGCTGTCGTAGTACGCTAGTACCTCtctttcttgaaaaaaaaaatcaatgattcaaGAGATATATATTTACTACGTTACTTTTTCTTGTTACTAAAATATTGTTAAttgaaactctttttttcttgtttataaTAGTAAGTGAACATTtgagaaatattatttttgtcaatttattttaccatttaacttatttttgttattatttatagttttattgcatttttttatactatttataggtccactatttcagtttattttttcttttatctataatattttcaacaaaaaattttcagtttcaacaaaataagtggatccaaacagaccctaaatttatttcttaaacTTACAAATTCACGTATATTTATGCACACTGTATTCAAATAACTAAAATCATAATTTCAACTcacattttcaagaaaaattctGTTATCACAAATTAGTGCACAACTTTGCCCACAACTCGCCCATGTGTGacgagttgtgattggtggaagGGTGACCCATCATCACCCCTCCACtaaccacaactcgccacatggaCGAGTTGTagatgtggcgagttgtgggcAAAGTTGTACACTAGTTTGTAGCATCGGAACTTCTCAAATTTGAGATTTCAAATCATAATTTTAGTTGTTACAATGCAATATGGAACAAGAATTAGCCATAATTAAATCCTATCAAATTCCACTTTTAGATGATTATGATTatcaaagttgttaaaaatgCATAAAGAATTATCTTAACATAAAGTTATGCTTCCAGCTTGGTAGATAATGATTAGTTTGTCAGATATTCTTGTCCTCTGCAGCAAGCAATTATAAAAACATTGCAGTAAGGCACATGTTCacgttacttttttttttggatgaactgCATGTTCACGTTACAAATAATAGCCTGAATTGCATTTTTATCAACTCTTACCTAAATCTATACTTTGTCTCACCAACTATGATGAGAATATTTGCAAATGTCAAGCTATTTTTTTGGAGGTATCCATTTGAATAATACAAAGTTTTTTTGGGGAGGTAATTGATTAAAAGATTAGGTGTATACTCCAAAAAAGAGCAAATTCTATATTGTATATTCATAATGattcaatttatatttaattattcacTCCAAAAACTGAATTAAACTTTAAACCTCTAAATGTAAGTTTCCTTGCATCTTGGAATTTCACATTTCATTATGTGCTTAACTCATGTATGTTCATTTATCTTAATGCAGTTTTCAACACTGATACCAATCATTCAGTAATCCAAACATATAATCTCACCACCTACAAACTTTGTGACTATGAAGATGCTCAAGATAATGATACCATCCAATGGTCAACCTCAGATCCATCTGCCACAACCCTAAATTCAGTGACAGTGCCAGTTCCACTGGTCAAAGAAGGGATGATATATTTCTTTTCAAGTGATTATGATGGTGAACAATGTAAGAATGGCCAGCGCTTCAAAGTTAATGTAACACATGGCCAAGGGTTGCCAAAGAGTTTGGAGAACACTCCTTCAGAAGAATCCCCTGGACCAGTCAGTCCTACTTCTGGTGATGAAGAGTCTGCACCAGATACCATTGTTCCTTCCAATTTCAACAACCCCCATGAGGAAAGTGCTGATAAAGAGGCATCTGGGTCAGCTTCATTATCAATGTATTGGAAGCTAAAAGACAGGACAAtgattgtgattttggttttcttagggcttgtttgtttgttatgataagtttttttatttttaattttcaatggtcattctttatttatttatttttcaaagctATTGTAAACCTCTTTGTGTGTTTAGCCTTTAGGGATTATATTTGCTACTGAGGTGTGTTTTTCTGTTTGGTTTGCTAAtagaatattatatttaatgttGTATTGTAGAGAAAATAACTTGATAAAATTGGATACCTATATTAGACAGAAATgagtataaaataaatttcaaccaGTTGGTTGGAGGTTCCCATTATTGAGACATTTACAAATTTCAACCAGTTGGTTGGAGGTTCCCATCATTGAAGTCAAGGTTTTATTGAATCAATTATGTTGGTCTAATGAAGTTAATTATTTTGGTAGATGGAGAATACAAATGACAGGTTGGATCCCAGATGTATTTATTGGAGATTTGTGACCAACTCTACCAAAATTAACtagtaatcttgtttggattGGGTTAAAGTAACACTAAATCCATACTACATTCATCACTCAATGATTTTTTCTTAGATGTGTTTTTtaacaaatctatttttggTTTACATTATTTTCTTGTACGGTACCTTATGTGCATGCAAAATATCAAGATGATCGGGCATTAATAACTATCACATATATGAGATGTCTAAATATTAAGTTTTTCTAActttaaaatcatattaaaagacaaaacactCACATACTTGTAATAGTCTTGTGCTAACCGCTAATTATCATGGAATTGACATAAGAGATCTTCTTTCACTTAAAAGTATAATTTACCATTTTGTATCAATAGTTTGTTTAAAATccgtttattttactgaaattgaaatttttttactgaaaatactgtaaataaatgtaaaagttagctgaaatagtataatgagacccatgaatagtatcaaaaagtgcagtggagttatgaataatagcaaaaataaattgaatagtaaaataagttggcaaaaaataaactatctaaacacatcctagatctatacAAAAAAAGAGTTACGCTTAGGTCCAGTGCACTAATGTACTAGACCCAATATGATTTTGACACCTATCCAAAATTGGAAACGTTGGAATTGAGTCAGGATCGACGGAACatgtttcccaaaaaaaaaaaaaaaaaaaaaaacttttaataaccCAATCCGCAGCACTTGGACTAAAAATCTAAACTTAAAAGCCCGAAATTCGGTCTcggcgaaaatgggtaattacccataagGATGAAACTATTCAGTTAGTTAGCCCGGTTTTGAAAGTAATTGGGAAACTAGCAACTCGAGCCTCAGAGGCTCGATTTTGGCCCTCTAAATCGAGCCTTTGAGGCTCGGTTTACGTGCTTTGACCATGTCTGATGTGGCAGAGTTGCCATCTGGCATtgacatggaaatcgagtctcttagactcgatttccacgtgtaTTCCAAccggaaatcgagtcttagagacttggTTTCcaattggggtttttcaaaattaacgtCTTCGTCTATTGCATTTGTCTCACTTTCACTCACACTCACGCTCAcaccctctcactctcacacaaaCCAGAGcgctctcactctctcacccTCAGTCTTACATTTTCATTTCCCACACTCACAaaactctctcattttctctctatctctcacacGGCCTCTCACATTCACACAcgctcacacacacacagaaccCCGCCGGCGTCGACGAGCAGAGCCCAGCGACGACGCCGACGAGGCTGAGCCCAGCCATCGGCTCCTCTCctcatcgatctctctctccctcactaGGAGATCCTTTCtccttttctccctctctctcattacCACCCCCATACCCATTCATTTTTCctcaccatacccatacccatacccattcCGATTTTGGTTGGTAagttatttatatgattttttgttttgattaatgtgaaattttgggtttggatttggatacTTAACATctaggttatttatttaattttcagttttgatttttgtgaaatttgggtttgaattttgtggtagatactttatttaatttttattttatgatttttatgaaatttgggtttggatttggtgaGTGCAGATGACATTCAACTCTCTTTGGCTGAAGTCAAACTTGCTTGGTTACCCATTCCGATTTTGCTTGGtaagttatttatttgattttttgttttgattattgtgaaattttgggtttggatttggatacttaacatttaggttatttatttaattttcagttttgatttttgtgaaatttgggtttggattttgtggtagatactttatttaatttttattttatgatttttatgaaatttgggtttggatttggtgaGTGCAGATGACATTGTTGCTTGGATAGTGCATATTGTTGCTGCCATCCTTAAGAGTTTCCAAATTTCTGCCTTCAGGTTAGATTGTTATTGCTGATTAGGATTATAGCTTTTACGAGAGAATTGTATATCTCATTAGGCCCATTTGCTTGTCTATTAGGAGCTTAGAACTTACAAGTTTATATGAAATAGTTATCTCATATATTTATAGTGCTTGCGTACCATtacaaattactaaattatatgCATATAAAAAAGCACTTAGTAGTTTGCtattgaagaaacaaattaCATAGTCTTTTTTCAGTTATGTATTTTGGTTGATTGgttatgatttaggtttttcGGTTAGGAATGGTtttgtttaattagtttaaatagATGGATTAGATTTAGTTTTGATTAAGGGATTTTTGTTAGAAGTTTTGTTTACGTTAGCTGGCTTGgcataaattggttttaggtATCTAGAAATTTCCATATAAGGAAGTAATCTCCCAGCCTTTATCGGACTATTCCACTCCCAATTAATAGGACACCTCAGAATTCCCATGGACTGATAGCATAGAGAATGGAACATTGGATGTTTCTatattaaaactcaaaataaaatttcaaattaatagaAGAGCAATTCATTGTAAAAGTTACCAAATGACAATTTCCTTTTTGATTCGAATAAGAACCAACtcgtttacaaaaaaaaatggcagCAAGCCGTCATCATTCTTTCCTGCCAACGTTTTTTAGCAAATTGCACAGAAGGAATACATAAAACCGTTTATAGAATGTCATGTTATTtgcatcattgcttcatttttaAGACTCGATTCCAATACACGTGGTATATACACAAGACTGAAACCACTCAAATGGTGCTGCATATTTCTGCTGCTTATAGGGCCTCATATAGAACTCGGTGCTCCAAAAGTTCTGATAAAATGCTCCTCATTTTATCAATTGAAATGGGTTTCTGTATTACTCCATTTATACCAACCCTCATACAGTTCTCCTTGGTAACCTTGTCTGTGTTTCCAGTAAGTGCTACTATAAGTGGCTTTTCATGACGTCTTGCGAATTTTTCACGTATAGTGACAGCAAGCTCAAAACCATCTATACCAGGCATGCACACATCCAAGAACACCACCTGGTGTTCATGAGAAACAACATGCAAGCACTCCTCGCTTGAGCTTACAGTTGACACATCACATCCCAAGTGCTCAAGTAGCCCCTTTGTCACCATCCTGCTAACCCtgtataacacaaataaaattcAACATTCAGTAATGTGATTGAAATTGCTAACAGTAGTTCCATTGAACTTGAAATGAAATATTGAAATGATAGTAATTATCACTAAATATAAACACATTTTAAACTAGAAGTGCCACACCATCCCATTGTTTGTAATTTCAATATACAATTTAGACTTCTTACAGTCTAAGTCCAATGTAGACAAGTTGTCTAGTTCAGACTTTGTCAAGATTACTTAAATTAAAATCCCAGttttcaagaacttcaaccaaCACAACACAATAAAGCCGTAGACTAAAGCAAATTGTAGCTGTTTTTAAGCATTTCAAGTGCCAGGGCTTTAAGTCCAAATTTTTATGCACGATCAGTGGTGTAATTAAGTAAATAAAGACTTACATACacaacaagagagagagagagagagagagagagagagctgataTTAATGGAAATTTGGAAAGTGGTAAATGGTAACTATATTTTCCTTAACCTAATTAGCAAGCCTTGCCCTAAAAAGAATGCCATCCTTATTAAAGCCTTCTCCCTTGTCAATGTTTGAGATGCCAGGTTTTGCcaattgttgttgtttatattatgACTTCTATCAGTTTTGCCTGGTGGCAACTTGGAATTTATGTTCTTTAGATGACCTGCCTTACCTGCCAGATGTCCAGCTGCAAAAGGAAGAGGTTAGGCTAACTTCATTGGAGACATTTTGTTAACCCAAAGTCTGAGCTAACTTGGATTTCATGTTCTTTAGATGCCCGCCTTGCCTTGGTTGGAGACATTTTGCAAGCTCAAGGCCTGAGCTAGAGGTCAAATATGACACATCCCAAGTGATTCAGGATTAGTTAGAGCCCAGTTACCAGAACATCTGATCTCAAGTGTGATTCTGTTTATAGTGTGTTCAAAGTCAAACAGAAACATAGATGAACTAACAGAAATGCCATGGGAAATGTTTTGGAGACAAAAAGACATCATTTCAGTATCTCCaagaaatttcacaaattttggCAAATATTATACCAATGCATGTTGCTTAATTCTCAAAATCAGATTAAATCCCAGCCTCTCATTTCCCAAGCTGTTtttactcatcaaaaaaaaaaaaaaaaaaaaaagagccattTTTATTAACTGTTTCAAGGATTGTAACCATAGATTAAACGTTGTTGTATTCCAGCCTGTCTATACCTCACTAAGTGagtaaataatttataaaccCCTAATAAGATAGTGGTACAtgttagaaaaatttttttttaaaaaaattttgtataagaCTCCTATACCTTCAATATAAGAactatggttaaatgattaaattcaccattttctaaTAGCTTAAGTTTTGGGGAGAACTAgcaatttaacatggtatcatgGCAGGAGATTCTGATTCTACCTtctatttaaaatgttaaaaatcccACTTGTTGGGCCCCATTTATTAAGGGGGAGTTTAGACTCATAtgagagaagggggggggggggggttaaaactattgttaaatgattaaatttaccattttctaATAACTTGAAGCTTTTGGGAGAAATGGTAATTGAACACTCAACAACCAAGtataagaatttattat
Coding sequences within:
- the LOC126723551 gene encoding uncharacterized protein LOC126723551, with translation MEQGRYCLGLLFFILSCFVLLSFSGSVVVVEAYKNYTVGDSLGWYDTLEKPNVNYQKWVAGKNFSLGDFLIFNTDTNHSVIQTYNLTTYKLCDYEDAQDNDTIQWSTSDPSATTLNSVTVPVPLVKEGMIYFFSSDYDGEQCKNGQRFKVNVTHGQGLPKSLENTPSEESPGPVSPTSGDEESAPDTIVPSNFNNPHEESADKEASGSASLSMYWKLKDRTMIVILVFLGLVCLL
- the LOC126724964 gene encoding ethylene receptor-like, whose product is MKGFDKLTIKHEIKGQSSGTRNSGGSGLGLAICKRFVNLMEGHIWLESDGLAKGCTATFIVKLGIPERSNESKLPFTPKVPANHGQTNFSGLKVLVMDDNGVSRMVTKGLLEHLGCDVSTVSSSEECLHVVSHEHQVVFLDVCMPGIDGFELAVTIREKFARRHEKPLIVALTGNTDKVTKENCMRVGINGVIQKPISIDKMRSILSELLEHRVLYEAL